The genomic interval CATGCCGTAAAACCATTGGCTCTGGCCATCGCAACGACAACCCTGGTGGCGTGTAGCAGCAAAGAAGAAGCGATCGTCTACCGCGATGTCAACCAGTGCATAGAACAGAACCCAAGCAATGAAGCCGCGTGCCAGGCCGCCTATCAGGAAGCCCTGCAAAAGGCTCAGGACAGCGGTCCGAAATACAATACCCGCAGTGACTGCGAGGTGGATTTCGGGGCCAATAACTGTACCCCGTATAACGCCAGTGGCCACAGCTGGTTCATGCCGGCCATGGCTGGTTTCATGCTGGCCAACCTGCTTGATCGCAATAACTATCGCTCAGCGCCGCTCTATACCTCTTACTCTTACGGCTCACCAGCCTATGGCCGCTGGACCACCGTCGATGGCAATGTCTATGGCAGCAGCCGTTCCTACGGTTCTGTCCGGGTCGACAATGATGCTTTCAAATCCAAGCCGAAAGTGACCCGCACCATTTCCCGTGGCGGCTTTGGCTCAACGGTATCAGCCAAATCCAGCTGGGGCGGTTCATCGAAGAGCAGTTCCCGCAGTAGTTGGGGAGGGTAATCCAAATTGTTGCGTCACATCATCAGGGAGCGGGAAAACTGGCGCACCAAAGCCGATGAGTTCGGCTTTAAATTCCATACCATGTACGGCGAAGCCTACTGGGATGAGAGTGCCTATTACCAGCTTTCCCTACGCCAGATAGAAGAGGATCTGGAAGATCCGACCCGGGAGCTGCACCAGATGTGTCTGGCCGCTGTGGAAAAAGTGGTTGCCGACGAATACTGGATGCAGAAATTTCGCATTCCCCGGCCGTTCTGGGACTGGATTCTGAATTCCTGGCGACAACAGGAGAAAAGCCTCTATTCCCGTCTGGATCTGGCCTATGGCGGAATTGGCCCGGCCAAACTCTACGAAAACAACGCCGACACCCCCACCAGTCTCTACGAGTCCGGGTTCTGGCAATGGTTATGGCTCGAAGACAAGGTCAACAGCGGCGAAATCTCCCGCCAGGCCGACCAGTTTAATTCCCTGCAGGAAAAGCTGGTCGACCGGTTCCGGCTGATGAAACTGGAGCATCCGGGCGAAACCCTGCATTTTTCCTGCTGCAAGGATTCCGAAGAAGACCGCGGTACGGTTCAGTATCTGCAGGATTGCGCCAGCGAAGCCGGTATAGAGAATCGCTTTATCTACATTGAGGATATCGGCGAGGGTGAAGATCAGGTCTACAGCGACCTTCAGGATCAGGTCATTACCTGGATGTTCAAACTCTATCCGTGGGAATTCATGCTGCGGGAAGAATATGGCTCGATACTGCCCCATGCCGGCGTCACCTGGATGGAGCCTCCCTGGAAAGCCATCCTCTCCAACAAGGCATTGATGCCGCTGTTATGGAAGCTGTTTCCGGGTCATCCCAACCTGCTGCCGTCTTACTTTGAAGAGGATCTGGCCAGCAGCGGGATGACCAGCTATGTGAAGAAGCCGATTTTCGCCCGCGAAGGCTCCAACGTCAGCATTCATATCGACGGCAGCGTCATGGACTCATCGGAAGGACCTTATGGCGATGAAGGGTTTATCTACCAGGAGTATTGGCCGCTGCCCAAGTTTGGTCGGAACCACACTTTGATCGGCTCGTGGCTGGTGGACGATCAGCCGGCGGGCATCTCGATTCGAGAAGACGCCCAACGCATCACCCAGGATTTATCGCGCTACATCCCACATATCATTCTGGATTGATCACTATTCCGGCTTTGGTGCCATCTGCATCCCCGCAGAGGCATCCAGATCCGGAATGACCTGCCCTTTAAGCTTTAACAACTGCTGCGCCAGTTCCGGCTTACGCAGATGCTCCTCGGCAATTTCCGCGAACAACTCCAGCAGCCGATTACGGGTTTTGGCATTGCGAACGATCTTGTACTGCCGTTTGATCATCCGGACCGCCAGTTCAATTTCCTGCTGCTCCCGCAGATACGCACCCAGCTCCAGGGCCTGCTCGCCACTGAATTCAAACTCCGGTTGCTGCTGCCAGATCTGCCGCAGAATTCTGGTTAGCATGGCAAGTTGGTTATATTCCGCCAACTGCGCCAGCAGGCCGCCGCCACCGCGATTCAAACGCTCGTAATCACCGGTAAACGCCAGAATCTTAAAATAACGTTCCAGTGTCGACAGTTGACCACGCTGATCCCGACAGGATTTTTCCATCAATTCCAGCGCGCTGCCGTACTGGCCATTGTGCAAATGCATATGAATATTGGGATCGGCCTGATTGGCCATGCGTCGCAACCGGAGGTCCTGTTTGGTGGCACCAAGATTCAACTCGAACCGATATTGATGAACCAGATACCCCAGCAGCGCAAACATGACCAGCATGAAGTAGAAACCGCTGATCGCACCGGCAGTCTGTCCGACGGTGGGGCCCAGCAGATCCATCAGCAGCTGACTGGTGGACGCCGAACACAGCGACATCAGAATCATGTAGAAATACACCAGACCGTAAGCCCAGCCGATACGAACGATCATACCGGCCAGGTTCAACGGATTCAGGGCTGCGGCCAGATCGCCCTCCATCGCCAGCATGATCATGCTGACCGGCAGGCTGGCGATAAAAAACAACGCCAGCACAACAGCCAGTATTGGATGTAAAAAATGCCCGACCAGCATGACCAGAACCACCATGGCAATGATGGCCAGAAACTGTTTGAACACCAGCCCAAAACGTTCACCACTCAAGATGTCAGCCACCGACGGTGCCACCATCTTGCCGTGTGCCACGGTATCGATCACCTGGTAACCATATTGCAATTGCAGCAGAAACAGCAGCAGTGCAATGATCAACCCGATCCAGCTGTCAGGCAGTAATGCACTGACCAGCGATACGCTCAACATGATCAGGGCCTGTCCCTGAAACGGATAACGGAAAAAGTCAGACAACCGGTTCCAGAATGGAATCACGTCGGCTTTATTGGGCTGATAACTCAGTTCCTGCTGACACCCATAACACAGCGGATAACCTTCTTCGGTATTGGGTGCACGCACGCACTGATCACAAAAATCTTTCCGACAATGTTCACAATACCAGCGCGCCGGCAGCACAGGGTGATGGTAACAAAACGACATGGTTTCGCTGTCCCGGAATCAATCAATCTGCATTTATAGAAGTTCCATCATCAAAGCGCAACGGCGCTCCCGATTAACAGACTAACAAATCGGTGCCAGCCATATCAGGAACGCGGGTCACGATCTGAGATCAACGATATATATCCACTTGCGGTAGCTCTCCGACATGGCCGTACCCCCGATACATGCCACCGGTATTAAACGGCAGGGCGATATTGCCCAGATGATCCACCGCGATCAGACCACCATCACCGCCCAACTCCGCCAGCCGCGCAACTGCGGCATCGCAGGCCTCCACCAGGGTCATACCGGCGTATTCCATACGGGCGGAAATATCATAGGCGGTCACTGCCCGCATAAACATTTCCCCGGTCCCGGTGCAGGACACCGCCACCGTTCGGTTATTGGCATAACAACCGGCACCGATCAGCGGGGTATCGCCCACCCGCCCCACCTGCTTGTTGGTCAGGCCGCCGGTTGAAGTCGCTGCCGCCAGATTGCCCTGTGCGTCCAGCGCCACTGCGCCCACGGTGCCATATTTATTATCCGGATCAATCGGATCGCCTGAGGCTTCCGCTGCGCCGTCATGATCCAGCATCATACCGCCTCGCTGTCGGGCACGGTGCAGTTGTTGCAAGCGGTCTTCGGTGGAAAAGAAATCCGCGGCCACCATCTCAAAACCATGAGCGCGGGCAAATGCCTCCGCTCCGTCACCGGTGAACAGCACATGTTCGCTATGTTCCATCACCGCCCGCGCCAGTAACACCGGATTTCTCACCCGACTGACACAACTGATTGCTCCGGCCTGCAGGGTTTGGCCATCCATAACGCTGGCGTCCAGTTCATGGGTCTGCTCATGAGTAAATACCGCACCATGACCGGCATTGAACAGCGGACACTCTTCCAGCAGCCGTACCGCTTCCGTGACCGCATCCATGGCACTGCCACCAGCGGCCAGGATCTGTTGCCCGGTCGCGACGATCTCCGTCAGCGCCTGCCGAAACGACTGTTCTTTACTGGGTGTCATGGCGCTGCGGGCAATCGCTCCGGCACCACCATGAATCACTATTACGGGGATAGACATACAAGTTTCCTGAATCAAACAACAGACAGAGTGCACAGATTAAAGCATCAAAACCCTCAGCAATCTCCATGATCAGATTTTTTTTGTGGGCCACGCATTGCAGAGGCTACAAAATGTGTGTTAACAGCCTGTATGAAACTCCGTATAATTCGCGCCCTTTTATTTTTGTTCCTGACCAGGAGAGGTAACTATCGTGGATTTTCCCACCCGTTTCGATGTCATAGTCATCGGTGGCGGCCATGCCGGAACTGAAGCCGCTCTGGCAGCAGCCCGTATGGGAGTCAAAACCCTGCTGCTGACCCACAACACCGAAACCATCGGGGTGATGAGCTGTAATCCGGCCATTGGCGGTATTGGCAAAAGTCATCTGGTCAAGGAAATCGATGCGCTTGGCGGTGCCATGGCGCGCGCCACCGACAAAGCCGGCATACAGTTCCGCACGCTCAACAGCCGCAAAGGCCCGGCAGTTCGTGCCACCCGCGCCCAGGCAGACCGTGCGCTGTATCGCGCCGCCATTCGCGAAATCGTCGAACATCAACCGGGCTTGAGTATTTTTCAGCAGGCCGCTGACGATCTGATCATCCAGGGCGACAAAGTCACCGGGGTGGTCACCCAAACGGGCATCCGCATTCACGCCACCACCGTTGTGCTCACCGCCGGTACCTTTCTTGGCGGCAAGATTCATGTGGGCATGGAAAACTACTCCGGCGGTCGTGCCGGCGATCCACCAGCCATTGCCCTGTCCCAGCGTCTGCGCGAACTGCCGTTTCGGGTTGACCGGCTGAAAACCGGCACTCCGGCCCGCATTGACGGCCGCACGGTGGACTATTCCGTGATGCAGGCTCAACCCGGTGATACGCCATTACCGGTGATGTCGTTCATGGGCTCGGTGGATGAACACCCACAGCAGGTGAACTGCTATATCACCCATACCAGCGAACAGACCCACGACATCATCCGCGCCAATCTTGACCGCTCGCCGATGTACGCCGGAGTCATTGAAGGCATAGGTCCGCGCTACTGCCCGTCCATCGAAGACAAAATCGTGCGCTTTGCCGATAAAACCAGTCACCAGGTATTTGTTGAGCCGGAAGGTCTGAGCACATTCGAGCTGTACCCCAATGGTATTTCCACCAGCCTGCCGTTTGATGTCCAGGTGGATTTCATCCGCACCCTGAAAGGCTTTGAAAACTGCCACATCACCCGTCCGGGTTATGCCATCGAGTATGATTTCTTCAATCCCCAGGATCTGCGCCACAGCCTCGAAACCAAGTTTATCCAGAACCTGTTTTTTGCCGGCCAGATCAACGGCACCACCGGCTATGAAGAAGCCGGTGCCCAAGGGCTGCTGGCTGGCGTCAACGCTGCGTTACGGGTGCAGGAAAAAGATGCCTGGGCCCCGCGCCGCGACGAAGCCTACCTCGGGGTACTGGTGGATGATCTCATCACCATGGGCACCAAAGAACCCTATCGCATGTTTACCAGCCGGGCGGAATACCGTCTGCTGCTGCGCGAGGATAATGCCGATGCCCGGCTGACCGAAAAAGGTCGTGAACTGGGTCTGGTCGATGATATCCGCTGGGCTGCCTTCTGCACCAAAATGGAAGCCATCGAACAGGAAAAAAACCGGCTGACATCCACCTGGATACAACCCGGCACAGCCGCCGGCGACCAGGCCGCCAAAGTGCTCGATCAGCCGTTGACCCATGAATACAGCCTGATGGACCTGCTCAAGCGCCCCAATGCCAACTATGCCATGATTGCCGGCCTCAAAGGCGAAGCCCCCGAGCTGCCGGAACAGGTGACCGAACAGGTGGAAATCGCTGCCAAATACGATGGCTACATCAAGCGTCAGGAGCAGGAAATTGCCGCCCTGCGACGCCAGGAAAACACCCGTCTGCCGGATAACTTCGATTACGACACCATCAGTGGTCTGTCTAACGAAGTGCGCCAGAAACTGAAAGAGGTACGTCCGGAAACCATTGCCCAGGCCGGCCGTATCCAGGGAGTCACCCCGGCAGCGGTCAGTCTGTTGTTGATCCAATTGAAAAAAATGGCCGCCGCCAGGAAAACCGCGTGAGTACTCACTATCAGGAAAAACTTTTAACTGCCGCCCGGCAACTGGGTATCGACATCAATGACCGCCAGATTGAGCAACTGCTGCACTATCACCAGCTGCTGGTGAAATGGAACAAGGCTTACAACCTGACCGCTGTGCGTGATGCCGAAGACATGATCGACCGTCATCTGATCGACAGTCTGGCGATTCTGCCGTTCATTCAATATGACGATATTCTCGATGTCGGCAGCGGTGGCGGTCTGCCGGGGCTGGTCATTGCCATCATGAACCCCGACATCCGCGTCACCGTGCTTGACAGCAATGGCAAAAAGACCCGCTTTTGCACTCAGGTCAAACTGGAATTACAGTTGTCGAATGTCACTGTCGTGCACACCCGACTGGAAAACTATTGCCCCGCACAGCCCCATGCCTGTATAACCAGCAGGGCTTTTGCCAGCCTGCGGGATATGGTGGAATTATCTGCCGGCTGCGGTACCTCGGCTACTGTCTACCTGGCGATGAAAGGACAATATCCGGAAGCAGAACTGGCAGAGCTGCCGGCCACGGTGGAATTGCTCAACGTGAAGGAACTGCTCGTGCCGGGAGCGGATGGCGAACGGCACCTGGTGACGCTGAACAGGGTTTAGTTGACCGGCACACCATTATTTCGTTTGAACACCTGTGCCTGCTTCCCGATCACGGTTATCTGACCTGTCGGAGACAATCCGGTCAGGCAGGCGTCATCATATAATATCCGGCTTCTCTGGTTCGCCAGTCGATAAAAGGGAAGTTGCGCCCGGTCTGAAAATCGCTCAGGCGTTACAATGACATCCGGAATGACCGGCGCACATACAACCGTTTGACCAGCAGGAAATGCCGGTAAACGGGCACAACCGAATAAAACACAGAACCAACAAAGGGTTGCATCTTGGCTAAAGTATTTGCAATTACCAATCAAAAGGGCGGGGTCGGGAAAACCACGACTGCGATCAATTTATCTGCGTCTTTAGCGGCAACCAAACGTAAGGTCCTGGTTGTTGATCTCGATCCTCAGGGCAATGCCACCATGGGTTCCGGCATCGATAAAAACGAACTGGAACGTTCGGTTTATGAGGTCATCACCAATCGATGCCATACTAACGAAGCGGTTCAATACAGCGAATCCTGTCATTACGACCTGCTACCCGCCAACGGCGACCTGACCGCGGCCGAAGTGGAACTGATGAACATCAAAATGAAAGAACATCGGTTACGCTATGCCCTGGCAGAAGTCAAAAACAACTACGACTACATCTTTATCGACTGTCCACCATCGCTGAACATGCTGACCGTCAACGCCCTGTCGGCGGCCGATGGCGTCATCATTCCGATGCAGTGTGAATACTATGCTTTGGAAGGACTCGCAGCGCTGCTGAATACAGTGGAAAACGTCAGCAAGATTCTCAATCCCAAGCTGATGGTCGA from Gynuella sunshinyii YC6258 carries:
- the mnmG gene encoding tRNA uridine-5-carboxymethylaminomethyl(34) synthesis enzyme MnmG — protein: MDFPTRFDVIVIGGGHAGTEAALAAARMGVKTLLLTHNTETIGVMSCNPAIGGIGKSHLVKEIDALGGAMARATDKAGIQFRTLNSRKGPAVRATRAQADRALYRAAIREIVEHQPGLSIFQQAADDLIIQGDKVTGVVTQTGIRIHATTVVLTAGTFLGGKIHVGMENYSGGRAGDPPAIALSQRLRELPFRVDRLKTGTPARIDGRTVDYSVMQAQPGDTPLPVMSFMGSVDEHPQQVNCYITHTSEQTHDIIRANLDRSPMYAGVIEGIGPRYCPSIEDKIVRFADKTSHQVFVEPEGLSTFELYPNGISTSLPFDVQVDFIRTLKGFENCHITRPGYAIEYDFFNPQDLRHSLETKFIQNLFFAGQINGTTGYEEAGAQGLLAGVNAALRVQEKDAWAPRRDEAYLGVLVDDLITMGTKEPYRMFTSRAEYRLLLREDNADARLTEKGRELGLVDDIRWAAFCTKMEAIEQEKNRLTSTWIQPGTAAGDQAAKVLDQPLTHEYSLMDLLKRPNANYAMIAGLKGEAPELPEQVTEQVEIAAKYDGYIKRQEQEIAALRRQENTRLPDNFDYDTISGLSNEVRQKLKEVRPETIAQAGRIQGVTPAAVSLLLIQLKKMAAARKTA
- a CDS encoding isoaspartyl peptidase/L-asparaginase family protein, which translates into the protein MSIPVIVIHGGAGAIARSAMTPSKEQSFRQALTEIVATGQQILAAGGSAMDAVTEAVRLLEECPLFNAGHGAVFTHEQTHELDASVMDGQTLQAGAISCVSRVRNPVLLARAVMEHSEHVLFTGDGAEAFARAHGFEMVAADFFSTEDRLQQLHRARQRGGMMLDHDGAAEASGDPIDPDNKYGTVGAVALDAQGNLAAATSTGGLTNKQVGRVGDTPLIGAGCYANNRTVAVSCTGTGEMFMRAVTAYDISARMEYAGMTLVEACDAAVARLAELGGDGGLIAVDHLGNIALPFNTGGMYRGYGHVGELPQVDIYR
- a CDS encoding DUF1190 domain-containing protein, with amino-acid sequence MKRTRAINLDRMRKSRSSHAVKPLALAIATTTLVACSSKEEAIVYRDVNQCIEQNPSNEAACQAAYQEALQKAQDSGPKYNTRSDCEVDFGANNCTPYNASGHSWFMPAMAGFMLANLLDRNNYRSAPLYTSYSYGSPAYGRWTTVDGNVYGSSRSYGSVRVDNDAFKSKPKVTRTISRGGFGSTVSAKSSWGGSSKSSSRSSWGG
- a CDS encoding ParA family protein, giving the protein MAKVFAITNQKGGVGKTTTAINLSASLAATKRKVLVVDLDPQGNATMGSGIDKNELERSVYEVITNRCHTNEAVQYSESCHYDLLPANGDLTAAEVELMNIKMKEHRLRYALAEVKNNYDYIFIDCPPSLNMLTVNALSAADGVIIPMQCEYYALEGLAALLNTVENVSKILNPKLMVEGVLRTMYDPRNSLTKDVSQELITHFGDTVYHTVIPRNVRLAEAPSFGVPVLTHDKQSAGAMAYLALAGEIINRHNNGPSAVPTA
- a CDS encoding glutathionylspermidine synthase family protein encodes the protein MLRHIIRERENWRTKADEFGFKFHTMYGEAYWDESAYYQLSLRQIEEDLEDPTRELHQMCLAAVEKVVADEYWMQKFRIPRPFWDWILNSWRQQEKSLYSRLDLAYGGIGPAKLYENNADTPTSLYESGFWQWLWLEDKVNSGEISRQADQFNSLQEKLVDRFRLMKLEHPGETLHFSCCKDSEEDRGTVQYLQDCASEAGIENRFIYIEDIGEGEDQVYSDLQDQVITWMFKLYPWEFMLREEYGSILPHAGVTWMEPPWKAILSNKALMPLLWKLFPGHPNLLPSYFEEDLASSGMTSYVKKPIFAREGSNVSIHIDGSVMDSSEGPYGDEGFIYQEYWPLPKFGRNHTLIGSWLVDDQPAGISIREDAQRITQDLSRYIPHIILD
- the rsmG gene encoding 16S rRNA (guanine(527)-N(7))-methyltransferase RsmG, giving the protein MSTHYQEKLLTAARQLGIDINDRQIEQLLHYHQLLVKWNKAYNLTAVRDAEDMIDRHLIDSLAILPFIQYDDILDVGSGGGLPGLVIAIMNPDIRVTVLDSNGKKTRFCTQVKLELQLSNVTVVHTRLENYCPAQPHACITSRAFASLRDMVELSAGCGTSATVYLAMKGQYPEAELAELPATVELLNVKELLVPGADGERHLVTLNRV